A part of Variovorax sp. HW608 genomic DNA contains:
- the rimO gene encoding 30S ribosomal protein S12 methylthiotransferase RimO: MSEVASPDRTTPPTVPKIGFVSLGCPKALTDSELILTQLSAEGYQTSKTFEGADLVIVNTCGFIDDAVKESLDTIGEALAENGRVIVTGCLGAKTGEQGGNLVREMHPSVLAVTGPHATQEVMDAVHANLPKPHDPFIDLVPQAFGVAGLKLTPRHYAYLKISEGCNHRCTFCIIPSMRGDLVSRPVGDVLSEARALFEGGVKELLVISQDTSAYGVDLKYRTGFWDGKPVKTRMLELVRTLGEIAAPYGAWVRLHYVYPYPSVDEIIPLMAEGKVLPYLDVPLQHSHPEVLRRMKRPASGEKNLERIARWREVCPELVIRSTFIAGFPGETEEEFEHLLEFIREAGIDRAGCFAYSPVAGAAANDIPGMLPEAEREARRARFMEVAEAVSIAKLQRRIGATMQVLVDSAPAMGRKGGVGRSYADAPEIDGTVRLLPPEKISKTLKVGEFTRARIVGAEGHDLIALAI, translated from the coding sequence ATGAGCGAAGTAGCCTCCCCCGATAGAACGACCCCGCCGACTGTCCCCAAGATCGGCTTTGTGAGCCTTGGCTGTCCCAAGGCCCTGACTGATTCCGAACTGATCCTGACCCAACTGAGCGCCGAGGGCTACCAGACCTCGAAGACCTTCGAGGGCGCCGACCTCGTCATCGTGAACACCTGCGGCTTCATCGACGATGCCGTCAAGGAGAGCCTCGACACGATCGGCGAAGCCCTGGCAGAGAACGGCCGGGTGATCGTCACCGGCTGCCTGGGCGCCAAGACCGGCGAGCAGGGCGGCAACCTGGTGCGCGAGATGCATCCGAGCGTGCTCGCCGTGACCGGCCCGCACGCGACGCAGGAGGTGATGGATGCGGTGCATGCGAATCTCCCCAAGCCGCACGATCCCTTCATCGATCTGGTGCCGCAGGCCTTCGGCGTGGCCGGGCTCAAGCTCACGCCGCGCCACTACGCCTATCTCAAGATCAGCGAGGGCTGCAACCACCGCTGCACCTTCTGCATCATTCCGTCGATGCGCGGCGACCTCGTGTCGCGGCCCGTCGGCGATGTGCTGTCGGAGGCCAGGGCGCTGTTCGAGGGCGGGGTCAAGGAACTCCTCGTGATCAGCCAGGACACGTCGGCCTACGGCGTCGACCTGAAGTACCGCACGGGCTTCTGGGACGGGAAGCCGGTCAAGACGCGCATGCTCGAGCTCGTTCGCACGCTCGGCGAGATCGCCGCGCCCTACGGTGCGTGGGTCAGGCTGCACTATGTGTATCCGTATCCCAGCGTCGACGAGATCATCCCGCTGATGGCCGAGGGCAAGGTCCTGCCGTACCTCGACGTGCCGCTGCAGCACAGCCACCCCGAGGTCCTGCGGCGCATGAAGCGGCCGGCCAGCGGCGAGAAGAACCTCGAGCGCATCGCGCGCTGGCGCGAGGTCTGCCCCGAGCTCGTGATTCGCAGCACCTTCATCGCCGGCTTCCCGGGAGAGACCGAGGAAGAGTTCGAGCACCTGCTCGAATTCATCCGCGAGGCCGGGATCGATCGCGCCGGATGCTTCGCCTACAGCCCGGTGGCCGGCGCCGCTGCCAACGACATTCCGGGCATGCTGCCCGAAGCCGAACGGGAAGCGCGCCGCGCGCGCTTCATGGAGGTGGCGGAAGCGGTCTCGATCGCCAAGTTGCAGAGGCGCATCGGCGCCACGATGCAGGTCCTCGTGGATTCGGCGCCGGCCATGGGCCGCAAGGGCGGTGTCGGCCGCAGCTATGCCGATGCGCCGGAGATCGACGGCACCGTGCGGCTGCTGCCGCCCGAGAAGATCAGCAAGACGCTGAAGGTCGGCGAGTTCACGCGCGCGCGCATCGTCGGTGCCGAGGGGCACGACCTGATCGCGCTGGCGATTTGA
- a CDS encoding D-amino acid dehydrogenase, which produces MKVAIVGAGIIGVTTAWELASDGHEVMVFDRRGAAAEESSFANAGVVAPGYVTPWAAPGMRGKVLRSLLSTHGAVKLRWPLSMRDLHWMSHWQRACKLETYLANRARLQRLAFYSRTRLRAITEACELDYERSDGYLVLLRSKREKKLVQAGLEVLRTAGAKFQEVDADEARKIEPALNADTALAGAIYLPDDEVANCRQFAQLLKWEAEALGAQFHFNCDLAPLKRAAPTELSLATGSESHRFDAVVVCAGVASADLLRPLGLRLPLAPVYGHSISANIREPLSAPRSAVMDERYKVAISRLGLRVRVAGSAEIGGSPGRINPASLQTLYKVLQDWFPGAVTLRSGVQQWKGARPMLPDGPPIIGPSGVPGVWLNLGHGSSGWALSCGSARVLADLMQGRDPGIDLEGFGLERLLQH; this is translated from the coding sequence ATGAAAGTAGCGATCGTGGGAGCCGGCATCATCGGCGTCACCACTGCATGGGAGTTGGCCTCCGACGGGCATGAAGTCATGGTCTTCGACCGACGTGGCGCCGCGGCCGAGGAATCGAGTTTTGCCAACGCCGGCGTCGTGGCACCGGGATACGTCACCCCGTGGGCGGCTCCCGGCATGCGCGGCAAGGTGCTTCGCTCCCTCCTGTCCACGCATGGCGCGGTCAAGCTGCGTTGGCCGCTGTCCATGCGCGACCTGCACTGGATGAGCCACTGGCAGCGCGCGTGCAAGCTCGAAACCTACCTGGCCAACCGCGCACGACTGCAGCGGCTCGCCTTCTACAGCCGCACCCGCCTGCGCGCGATCACCGAGGCTTGCGAGCTCGACTACGAGCGCAGCGACGGCTATCTGGTGCTCCTGCGCTCCAAGCGCGAGAAGAAGCTGGTCCAGGCCGGCCTCGAGGTGCTGCGCACCGCCGGAGCCAAGTTCCAGGAAGTCGATGCCGACGAGGCCCGCAAGATCGAGCCGGCGCTGAATGCCGACACCGCGCTCGCCGGCGCCATCTACCTGCCGGACGACGAAGTAGCCAACTGCCGGCAGTTCGCGCAGTTGCTCAAGTGGGAAGCCGAGGCGCTGGGCGCCCAGTTCCATTTCAACTGCGACCTCGCGCCGCTGAAGCGCGCAGCCCCCACCGAGCTGTCGCTCGCGACCGGCTCCGAGAGCCATCGCTTCGACGCCGTGGTGGTCTGCGCCGGCGTGGCCTCCGCGGACCTGCTCAGGCCGCTGGGGTTGCGCCTGCCGCTGGCGCCGGTCTACGGCCACTCGATCAGCGCCAACATCCGCGAGCCGCTCAGTGCGCCGCGCAGCGCGGTCATGGACGAGCGGTACAAGGTCGCGATCTCCAGGCTCGGCCTGCGGGTGCGGGTCGCGGGGAGTGCCGAGATCGGCGGCTCGCCCGGGAGGATCAACCCGGCTTCGCTGCAGACCCTCTACAAGGTGCTGCAGGACTGGTTTCCCGGCGCGGTGACGCTTCGCTCGGGGGTCCAGCAATGGAAAGGCGCGCGGCCGATGCTGCCGGACGGTCCGCCGATCATCGGACCCAGCGGCGTGCCGGGTGTCTGGCTCAACCTCGGCCACGGATCGAGCGGGTGGGCCCTCTCCTGCGGCAGCGCGCGCGTCCTGGCGGACCTCATGCAGGGTCGAGACCCCGGCATCGACCTCGAGGGCTTCGGCCTGGAACGCCTGCTGCAACATTGA
- a CDS encoding RelA/SpoT family protein, translating into MKREPSNLQAPSTPESIVVDYPLSAATAERSPVMENMLARARAFAEPLIADETLDTGENTLSHADAVAHIVASMGGSEAMQAASYLVYSCQHLNRPQEVIAKVFGDNFAALAVETTKLVYVQKQARSATANVHLNDGAGTQTENVRKMLLAFSRDLRVVMLRLASRLQTLRYAAAAKQPPPENVARESLQVFAPLANRLGIWQVKWEIEDLSFRFLEPDTYKLIARLLEEKRIERESYVEQLRSRLERELAAEGIKAKVQGRPKNIYSIVKKMRGKSLDFEQVFDIMALRVIVGDVKDCYAALAWVHSHFQPIDAEFDDYIARPKPNGYQSLHTVVRDVIGGRAGKPIEIQIRTEEMHDHAEHGVAAHWAYKEAGQKGYAGVWATGEYDAKIAVLRQLLAWERDLSGGQQGQGLFDDRIYVLTPDAAIVELPQGATAVDFAYTVHTSLGHRCRGARVDGVMVPLNTPLQNGQTVEIIAAKEGGPSRDWLNAELGYLASHRARAKVRAWFNAQITHETVARGREAVERLLQREGKTALKLEDLASQLGFKSADNLFEVVGKDEFSLRNIEMLLRPPEPVPGPDDGVVIKKARGSEQAGRGGVLVVGVSSLMTQLAKCCKPAPPDAIRGFVTKGHGVSIHRATCSNFRSMAGQNAERVIDVEWGAQKGDGAAVYAVDVAIEAADRQGLLRDISDVFAREKMNVIGVQTQSVKGTAWMTFTIEIADAARLAQVLMVVASVTGVRSARRR; encoded by the coding sequence GTGAAGCGCGAGCCATCCAACCTGCAGGCGCCCTCCACGCCGGAATCGATCGTGGTCGACTATCCGTTGTCGGCCGCGACGGCGGAGCGCTCGCCGGTGATGGAGAACATGCTCGCGCGCGCCCGCGCCTTCGCCGAGCCGTTGATCGCCGACGAGACGCTGGACACCGGCGAGAACACGCTGTCGCATGCGGATGCGGTCGCGCACATCGTTGCGTCGATGGGCGGCTCCGAGGCGATGCAGGCGGCGAGCTATCTCGTCTATTCGTGCCAGCACCTGAATCGGCCGCAGGAGGTCATCGCCAAGGTCTTCGGCGACAACTTCGCGGCGCTCGCCGTCGAGACCACCAAGCTGGTGTATGTGCAGAAGCAGGCACGTTCGGCCACGGCCAATGTTCATCTGAACGACGGCGCGGGCACGCAGACGGAGAACGTGCGCAAGATGCTGCTGGCCTTCTCGCGCGACCTGCGCGTGGTCATGCTCCGGCTGGCATCGAGGCTGCAGACGCTGCGCTATGCGGCGGCGGCCAAGCAACCCCCGCCGGAGAACGTCGCGCGCGAATCGCTGCAGGTCTTCGCGCCGCTCGCGAACCGCCTGGGCATCTGGCAGGTGAAGTGGGAGATCGAGGACCTCTCGTTCCGCTTCCTCGAACCCGACACCTACAAGCTGATCGCGCGTCTTCTCGAAGAGAAGCGCATCGAGCGCGAAAGCTACGTCGAGCAGTTGCGATCGCGCCTGGAGCGCGAACTGGCCGCCGAGGGCATCAAGGCCAAGGTGCAGGGACGGCCCAAGAACATCTACAGCATCGTCAAGAAGATGCGCGGCAAGTCGCTCGACTTCGAGCAGGTCTTCGACATCATGGCGCTGCGCGTGATCGTGGGCGACGTCAAGGATTGCTACGCCGCGCTGGCATGGGTGCACTCGCACTTCCAGCCGATCGATGCCGAGTTCGACGACTACATCGCGCGGCCCAAGCCCAACGGCTATCAGTCGCTGCACACCGTGGTGCGTGATGTGATCGGCGGGCGTGCCGGCAAGCCGATCGAGATCCAGATCCGCACCGAGGAAATGCACGACCATGCCGAGCACGGCGTGGCCGCGCATTGGGCCTACAAGGAAGCGGGCCAGAAGGGCTACGCGGGCGTGTGGGCGACCGGCGAGTACGACGCGAAGATCGCGGTGCTGCGGCAACTGCTGGCGTGGGAGCGCGATCTGTCCGGCGGTCAGCAGGGGCAGGGCCTGTTCGACGACCGCATCTACGTGCTGACCCCCGACGCCGCGATCGTCGAGCTGCCGCAGGGCGCGACCGCGGTCGACTTTGCCTACACGGTTCACACCAGCCTCGGGCATCGCTGCCGCGGCGCGCGCGTCGACGGCGTGATGGTGCCGCTCAACACGCCGCTGCAGAACGGCCAGACGGTCGAGATCATCGCGGCGAAGGAGGGCGGTCCCTCGCGCGACTGGCTCAACGCCGAGCTGGGCTATCTGGCGAGCCATCGGGCGCGCGCGAAGGTCAGGGCGTGGTTCAACGCCCAGATCACACACGAGACGGTGGCGCGTGGCCGGGAGGCGGTCGAACGGCTTCTGCAGCGCGAAGGAAAGACGGCGCTCAAGCTGGAGGACCTCGCGTCGCAGCTCGGCTTCAAGTCGGCGGACAACCTGTTCGAGGTGGTCGGCAAGGACGAGTTTTCGCTGCGCAACATCGAGATGCTGCTGCGTCCGCCCGAGCCGGTGCCCGGCCCGGACGACGGCGTCGTCATCAAGAAGGCGCGCGGCAGCGAACAGGCCGGGCGCGGTGGTGTCCTGGTGGTCGGCGTGTCGTCGCTCATGACGCAGCTGGCCAAGTGCTGCAAGCCGGCGCCGCCCGATGCGATCCGCGGCTTCGTCACGAAGGGTCATGGCGTGAGCATCCATCGCGCCACCTGCAGCAACTTCCGATCGATGGCGGGCCAGAACGCGGAGCGCGTGATCGATGTCGAGTGGGGCGCGCAGAAGGGCGATGGCGCCGCGGTCTATGCGGTCGACGTCGCGATCGAGGCCGCCGACCGGCAGGGCCTCCTGCGCGACATCTCCGATGTGTTCGCGCGCGAGAAGATGAATGTGATCGGCGTGCAGACCCAGTCCGTCAAGGGAACCGCGTGGATGACCTTCACCATCGAGATCGCCGATGCCGCGCGGCTTGCGCAGGTGCTGATGGTGGTTGCTTCGGTGACCGGTGTGCGTTCCGCGCGACGTCGCTGA
- the rnr gene encoding ribonuclease R, translating to MLDEFEGTVLGHRDGHGFVQRDDGEADIYLPPNEMRAVLHKDRVKARVVRLDRRGRPEGRVVEILERPEQPIIGRLLHEGGVWLVAPEDKRYGQDVLIPKGATGTAKVGQVVVVQLTEPPALFGQPVGRVKEVLGEIDDPGMEIEIAVRKYGVPHEFSEACLAESKALPDKVRPADKKGRIDLTDIPLVTIDGEDARDFDDAVYCEPAKVGRGKGWRLLVAIADVSAYVQTGSAIDIDAYDRATSVYFPRRVIPMLPEKLSNGLCSLNPEVERLCMVCDMLVAADGEIYAYQFYPAVMWSHARFTYTEVAAILGNTRGPEAHKRKERIKDLLNLHDVYRALLGQRVKRGAVDFETTETQIICDEAGRIEKIVPRTRNDAHRLIEEAMLAANVCSADFIAEGKHPGLFRVHEGPTPEKKEILRGYLKAMGVGLSITDDPKPGEFQAIADATKERPDAQQIHTMLLRSMQQAIYTPINSGHFGLAYEAYTHFTSPIRRYPDLLVHRVIKAILGKTKYQLPMLPTPGEAHAKLAKRLASRVKSPSAKPQKASVAPSKEVQAWEAAGLHCSANERRADEASRDVEAWLKCKYMREHLGEEYGGVVTAATTFGIFVTLDAMYVEGLVHITELGGEYFKFDEQRQELRGERTGIRYAIGTRVRVQVSRVDLDGRKIDFRLVREGEELGSRAMKDKGVAPGGVPVKASTKRGARKKPEGTVERSERATSRAPKSAIQAFKTAVKKAASKMKGRKTRR from the coding sequence CTGCTGGATGAATTTGAAGGAACGGTGCTTGGACATCGCGACGGACACGGTTTCGTGCAACGCGATGACGGTGAAGCCGACATCTATCTGCCCCCGAACGAGATGCGTGCGGTGCTGCACAAGGACCGCGTCAAGGCGCGTGTCGTGCGGCTCGATCGTCGTGGTCGGCCCGAGGGGCGCGTGGTCGAGATCCTCGAGCGCCCCGAGCAGCCGATCATCGGCCGTCTTCTGCACGAAGGCGGCGTGTGGCTCGTGGCGCCGGAGGACAAGCGCTACGGCCAGGACGTCCTGATTCCCAAGGGCGCGACCGGCACCGCGAAGGTGGGCCAGGTCGTGGTGGTGCAGCTCACGGAGCCGCCCGCGCTCTTCGGGCAGCCGGTGGGCCGCGTGAAGGAAGTGCTCGGCGAGATCGACGACCCCGGCATGGAGATCGAGATCGCGGTGCGCAAGTACGGCGTGCCGCACGAGTTCTCCGAAGCGTGCCTCGCGGAATCGAAGGCGCTGCCCGACAAGGTCCGGCCCGCCGACAAGAAGGGGCGCATCGATCTGACCGACATTCCGTTGGTGACCATCGACGGCGAGGACGCGCGCGATTTCGACGACGCGGTCTACTGCGAGCCCGCCAAGGTCGGCCGCGGCAAGGGCTGGCGATTGCTCGTCGCGATCGCTGACGTCAGCGCCTATGTGCAGACGGGCTCGGCCATCGACATCGATGCCTACGACCGCGCGACCAGCGTGTACTTCCCGCGCCGCGTGATTCCGATGCTGCCGGAGAAGCTGTCGAACGGGCTGTGCTCGCTCAACCCCGAGGTCGAGCGCCTGTGCATGGTGTGCGACATGCTCGTGGCGGCGGACGGCGAGATCTACGCCTATCAGTTCTACCCGGCGGTGATGTGGAGCCATGCACGCTTCACCTACACCGAGGTCGCCGCGATCCTCGGCAACACGCGCGGGCCGGAGGCGCACAAGCGCAAGGAGCGCATCAAGGACCTCCTGAACCTGCACGACGTCTATCGCGCCCTGCTCGGCCAGCGCGTGAAGCGCGGCGCGGTGGATTTCGAGACGACCGAGACGCAGATCATCTGCGACGAGGCCGGCCGCATCGAGAAGATCGTGCCGCGCACGCGCAACGACGCGCACCGCCTGATCGAGGAAGCCATGCTCGCGGCGAACGTCTGCAGCGCGGACTTCATCGCCGAAGGCAAGCACCCGGGCCTGTTCCGAGTGCACGAAGGTCCGACGCCGGAGAAGAAGGAGATCCTGCGCGGCTATCTCAAGGCGATGGGCGTCGGGCTCTCGATCACCGACGATCCGAAGCCGGGCGAGTTCCAGGCGATCGCCGATGCGACCAAGGAGCGGCCCGATGCGCAGCAGATCCACACCATGCTGCTGCGCTCGATGCAGCAGGCGATCTACACGCCGATCAACAGCGGTCACTTCGGCCTCGCCTACGAGGCCTACACGCATTTCACGAGCCCGATCCGGCGCTATCCGGACCTGCTGGTGCATCGCGTGATCAAGGCGATCCTCGGCAAGACCAAGTACCAGTTGCCGATGCTGCCGACGCCGGGCGAGGCGCATGCCAAGCTCGCGAAGCGCCTCGCTTCGCGCGTGAAGTCGCCGAGCGCCAAGCCGCAGAAGGCCAGCGTCGCACCGAGCAAGGAAGTGCAGGCCTGGGAAGCCGCGGGCCTGCACTGCAGCGCCAACGAACGGCGAGCCGACGAAGCGAGCCGCGATGTCGAGGCCTGGCTGAAGTGCAAGTACATGCGCGAGCACCTCGGCGAGGAGTACGGCGGCGTGGTGACCGCGGCCACCACCTTCGGCATCTTCGTCACGCTCGACGCGATGTACGTCGAGGGCCTGGTGCACATCACCGAACTCGGCGGCGAGTACTTCAAGTTCGACGAGCAGCGCCAGGAACTGCGCGGCGAACGCACCGGGATCCGCTACGCCATCGGCACGCGCGTGCGCGTGCAGGTCAGCCGCGTCGACCTCGACGGCCGCAAGATCGACTTCCGGCTCGTGCGCGAAGGCGAGGAACTCGGGTCGCGCGCGATGAAGGACAAGGGAGTGGCGCCGGGTGGCGTACCCGTGAAGGCCTCGACCAAGCGCGGCGCGCGCAAGAAGCCCGAAGGCACCGTCGAACGCAGCGAGCGCGCGACGTCGCGGGCGCCAAAATCGGCGATCCAGGCCTTCAAGACCGCGGTCAAGAAGGCGGCCAGCAAGATGAAAGGGCGCAAGACGCGCCGTTGA
- a CDS encoding SDR family oxidoreductase encodes MSVEKKSRIAIVTGAGSGIGKAAALALLGDGWHVVLAGRRLEPLEQVAEESGAGARAFAVPTDVANPESVQALFAAAVERFGRVDLLFNNAGVGNPPGPFEDWTPEQWRGVVDINLNGMFYCIQQAFRTMSAQTPRGGRIINNGSISATTPRPNSIAYTATKHAVEGLTKTASLDGRKHDIAVGQIDVGNALTELAARMTKGVPQASGEIAIEPTMDVSIVGQSVLYMANLPLDANVLFHTVMATKMPFVGRG; translated from the coding sequence ATGAGTGTTGAGAAGAAGAGCCGCATCGCGATCGTCACGGGCGCGGGGAGCGGCATCGGCAAGGCGGCGGCACTGGCCCTGCTGGGCGACGGATGGCATGTCGTGCTGGCTGGCCGGCGCCTGGAACCGCTGGAGCAGGTGGCCGAGGAATCCGGCGCAGGTGCGCGGGCCTTCGCGGTGCCGACCGACGTCGCCAATCCCGAATCCGTGCAGGCCTTGTTCGCGGCGGCGGTGGAGCGTTTCGGACGCGTCGACCTGCTCTTCAACAACGCCGGCGTGGGCAACCCGCCGGGCCCGTTCGAGGACTGGACGCCGGAGCAATGGCGAGGCGTGGTGGACATCAACCTGAACGGCATGTTCTATTGCATCCAGCAGGCGTTCCGCACCATGAGCGCGCAGACGCCGCGCGGCGGACGCATCATCAACAACGGCTCGATCTCGGCCACGACGCCGCGGCCGAATTCGATCGCCTACACGGCCACCAAGCACGCGGTCGAAGGCCTGACCAAGACGGCTTCGCTGGATGGCCGCAAGCACGACATCGCCGTCGGCCAGATCGACGTCGGCAACGCCCTGACCGAGCTGGCCGCGCGCATGACCAAGGGAGTCCCGCAGGCCAGCGGCGAGATCGCGATCGAGCCGACCATGGACGTGTCGATCGTGGGGCAGTCGGTGCTCTACATGGCCAACCTGCCGCTGGATGCCAACGTGCTTTTCCACACGGTGATGGCGACCAAGATGCCCTTCGTGGGCCGCGGCTGA
- a CDS encoding NAD(P)H-hydrate dehydratase: MLRITSASTADLFDIAATRRIEEAAAKALPPHTLMQRAGLAAARLAMALAPHARLVWVACGPGNNGGDGFEAASQLQRRGFETVVTRIGEEGRLPADARASLQRAREAGVTFAEAPPATCDLAVDALLGIGSARPPSGPMLDWLRRMSDAAAPVLAIDTPSGLDADTGNLSANYLPADGARQRRVCLSLLTLKPGLFTAQGRDAAGELWFDDLGIADIAERPAARLPGLPATSQRRHASHKGSYGDVAVIGGAPGMAGAALLAGSAALHAGAGRVFVAPLDRDALPLDPVRPELMFRRPDTLDLSGMTVVSGCGGGTAVAELLPHILQTAGALVLDADALNCMASDPALQSLLTARAASGRPTVLTPHPLEAARLLGSNTGEVQRNRLAAARELAARFGAIVVLKGSGSVIAGPNEIPVINPTGNARLATPGTGDVLAGMVGAALAAGHPPMTATCEAVWRHGDLADRWPSGVPLTAGALAGGSPPL, translated from the coding sequence ATGCTTCGAATCACATCCGCCAGCACCGCCGATCTGTTCGACATCGCGGCCACGCGCCGGATCGAGGAAGCCGCGGCGAAGGCCCTGCCGCCGCACACGCTGATGCAACGCGCGGGCCTGGCGGCGGCCCGGCTCGCGATGGCGCTGGCGCCGCATGCGCGCCTGGTCTGGGTCGCCTGTGGTCCCGGCAACAACGGCGGCGACGGCTTCGAGGCCGCATCGCAGCTCCAGCGGCGCGGCTTCGAGACGGTCGTCACGCGAATCGGCGAGGAAGGCCGGCTGCCTGCCGACGCTCGGGCCTCGCTCCAGCGTGCGCGCGAGGCGGGTGTGACGTTTGCCGAAGCGCCGCCCGCGACCTGCGACCTCGCGGTGGATGCACTGCTCGGCATCGGCTCCGCCCGGCCGCCGTCCGGCCCGATGCTCGACTGGCTTCGCCGGATGAGCGACGCTGCCGCGCCGGTGCTCGCAATCGATACGCCGTCGGGGCTGGATGCGGATACCGGCAACCTGTCCGCCAACTACCTGCCCGCCGATGGCGCACGGCAGCGTCGCGTGTGCCTGAGCCTGCTGACGCTGAAGCCCGGACTCTTCACCGCCCAGGGCCGCGATGCTGCCGGCGAGCTGTGGTTCGACGACCTGGGCATTGCGGACATCGCCGAGCGCCCTGCCGCCCGGCTGCCCGGCCTCCCCGCCACCTCGCAACGGCGGCACGCATCGCACAAGGGGAGCTACGGCGATGTCGCGGTGATCGGCGGGGCGCCCGGAATGGCCGGCGCCGCGCTGCTGGCCGGCTCCGCAGCCCTCCATGCGGGTGCGGGGCGGGTCTTCGTCGCCCCGCTCGATCGCGATGCGCTGCCGCTGGACCCGGTACGGCCCGAACTCATGTTCCGCCGGCCCGACACGCTCGACCTCTCCGGCATGACGGTCGTGAGCGGATGCGGCGGCGGCACCGCGGTCGCCGAACTGCTGCCGCACATCCTCCAGACCGCTGGCGCGCTGGTTCTCGATGCGGACGCGCTCAACTGCATGGCCTCAGATCCGGCGCTGCAGAGCCTGCTGACGGCGCGCGCCGCGTCCGGCCGGCCGACGGTGCTGACGCCGCATCCGCTCGAGGCGGCTCGGCTGCTGGGCTCGAACACCGGCGAAGTCCAGCGCAACCGCCTCGCAGCGGCGCGCGAGCTCGCCGCCCGCTTCGGCGCGATCGTCGTGCTCAAGGGTTCGGGCAGCGTGATCGCCGGGCCGAACGAGATTCCGGTGATCAACCCGACGGGCAACGCGCGCCTGGCGACACCGGGCACCGGCGACGTTCTGGCCGGCATGGTGGGTGCGGCGCTCGCCGCCGGCCATCCGCCTATGACGGCAACCTGCGAGGCCGTCTGGCGCCACGGAGATCTCGCGGACCGTTGGCCGTCCGGTGTTCCGCTCACCGCTGGCGCGCTCGCCGGCGGCAGCCCGCCCCTCTGA
- the phaR gene encoding polyhydroxyalkanoate synthesis repressor PhaR, with protein MRNSKESLVQSKKSGTKPVQRVIKKYPNRRLYDTETSSYITLAEVKQLVMNKESFVVRDAKTGDDLTRSILLQVILEEEAGGAPMFTEQVLASIIRFYGHAMQGYMGPYLEKNIQAMAEVQAQLAEKAESLTPEMWARFMTLQSPVLQGLMGNYVEQSKNVFLQMQEQMQKNTEQVLGAFGIKRP; from the coding sequence ATGCGAAATTCGAAGGAGTCCCTAGTGCAGAGCAAGAAGTCCGGTACCAAGCCGGTCCAGCGGGTGATCAAGAAGTATCCGAACCGAAGGCTCTACGACACGGAAACCTCCAGCTACATCACGCTCGCCGAGGTGAAGCAGCTCGTCATGAACAAGGAGTCCTTCGTCGTGCGCGACGCCAAGACCGGCGACGACCTCACGCGCAGCATCCTGCTCCAGGTGATCCTCGAGGAGGAGGCCGGCGGCGCGCCGATGTTCACCGAGCAGGTCCTCGCCAGCATCATCCGGTTCTACGGGCACGCCATGCAGGGCTACATGGGCCCCTATCTGGAGAAGAACATCCAGGCCATGGCCGAGGTGCAGGCCCAGCTCGCGGAAAAGGCCGAGAGCCTGACGCCGGAAATGTGGGCCCGTTTCATGACGCTGCAGTCGCCGGTGCTGCAGGGGCTGATGGGCAACTACGTGGAGCAGTCCAAGAATGTCTTCCTGCAGATGCAGGAGCAGATGCAGAAGAACACCGAGCAGGTCCTGGGCGCTTTCGGCATCAAGCGCCCCTGA